The sequence GCCACCGAGTTTCATGTGAAGCAGGAGACCCTGGTTCGAATTTACTCGTTGGTGGGGACTCAATGTGATTATCATTAAAGaggtttcctttttaaattaaataaaaaataaaaatcgtTGTTAaatttatttattcttatttcaaaATAACTagcatttatattataaatatatctgTTAGTAACTGATTTTTTTATATTAGCCATCCTAGATGGGaattttttaaattattttaaatctttataacGTTTATTCAGGTTCGAATTTAAAGTATTAACAAAATTTAATCTTGATACTTTCTCCGTCCTATATTAATAGTCTACAGACAAAAACAAACAATGTAAGAAAATTTATAAAAGTACTTTATTTTCTGTTTATTTTTCAATTTTACCCTTATTTattatttcttttttaattttATTCACATACATTACAAACATAGAACTTTACCTTATTATTCTTATTTGTATATAGAAATGGAATATTAATTTGAGACAAATCAAAATAAAATACTTGATTATCAATATGGAACGCATGGAGTATTATATATATCAACAACTCGTAAAGATAGCATATTTTATAATGCAATTTTGTGGATACTTAATTGGAACTAAGCACATTTAAAGAAAACAGTATTGTTTTTATAATTGACATATTATAAATCATAAATCATCTTATCAAATTTTCTCGATCACatgttactgtgatgacccgaaaattctgatcaaatttaaacttaatctttgtatgattaacatttctgacacgataagcaaagtctgtaatattgattctcaaaatttttgaactaatgttatatattcagttaacctttgactattgaccaacgattcatgaacatctatttgaaaatagatatatatatatatatatatatatatatatatatatatatatatatatatatatatatatatataaattggaatattaattattcataaataacttgcaatgtgtatttaaaaactgatttatgtatattaaaaagatatatacatatatataatttcaagttatttagtaaacgatagtaacattcgtttgttgattcgattgatatttagataagttaactaaagcgtttaagatgaaccagtaaaacactaatttgctacagtattttcaaattgctacattacccaaaatgctatagtgttttcgaaaatcactattgctacagtaaaacactatttcaaaatgaaaatgtatgtattatatgttaacaaatagcgagacgatgatttatagaagtaaatgaccaaaacactcaaatgtataagttttacctcgagtggtatagtttagggatgatttaagactatattttgccaaaggtacgattcacgaaacgtaaagtacaagttttctcagtatacgataggacgttcgaaaaaccggaaccgggacataagtcaagtgatgacgtacgacttatcggaataaaaattacaagtcaactatgcacgtgaatttaatataatatataattaattatataaattatgtattataaatataatataaataaatatgtcgacaagagtcatgacaaaatcatatgtgagctggaaaagcttcccatgcgatcgcatgggaattacactgtccagccatgcgatcgcatggcaaccctggacatgccacatctataaaagccgatCATTTCTGGTTCTGAATTCATttaaattactccgtaagtatttattttattattattattattattattattattattattattattattattattattattattattattattattattaatcttattattaatcttattattattattattattattattattattattattattattattattattattattattcctaatattattagtaatattagtgttattagtaatattatacataaaatactacgacgagttctagagcgtgtcactttcaaaatggttttcaagcgggatagagctaaggaaattatgggttattgccaaggaggttatgggtaatgttcgggggtatatttgtgaatcaaacctagtgtttatcatctccgttacttctacgtactatcctacaatattgaatctcaatattgatacgtaaacactcatattttatcttttatatattaattgtgtatccatgtctagtgctcgagtatatatatttatacatacgtgtatgctaaatttcgccgttaaacagtttataatagatcacgaattaaatacatatattactggtaaaaggtatatgatatacatgtttttgaaaagctggtgaaaaatcaataacttttcatttagatatcgaatagtttcgatgaacggattaaaagatatgatcaactgaattataattgacgttaattggaattgcttttgaatctgcaattaatatttaaacaacttggttgtaagattgataaattgaatttttgagtattaccaaccgagtaaatgaatccttatataagatacgtctcgttttgttgaactattgtcaaaattgactttttgaaacaactttggataacttttgtatgtcaatctcgagcattaggattgtgatacactatgacctgacctaacttgatagacatttattgaccaacatatgttctctaggttgagatctacggttatttggtaatccgtgtttcggtcacattttggtgaacgactttatatgctgctaaggtgagtttcattgatccctttttaattgcttttgcaatctatatttttgggctgagaatacatgcactttattttaaacgcaatagatacaagtacatactaaattctacactgagtttgaaccgaaaatcccttagctttggtaactgttaactgccagttataagaactggtgggcgcgagtagtagtatatggatccatagagcttgatatccccgtccgagctagagtactagccttttaacggacgtatgctatttgagaagcgtacacgttggtttgagtgtattattaagatgattatacaaagggtacaaattatatatacgttaagtttagttaccagggtgctcaatttcgtagaatattttgataaacatttctggatgaaacaactgaaatcttgtgatccacctttatatacagattatacgaaacattaaaactatgaactcaccaacctttgtgttgacacttgttagcatgtttattctcaggtttcctagaagtcttccgctgtttgcttagatgttagacaagctatgtgcatgaagtcttacatgacatatttttcaaggaaacgttgcattcaccaaatcatcaccatgtatcttattttgactgcattgtcaacggaagtactgttgtaaactattatttatggtgattgtctatatgtagaaatcatcagatgtcgaaaacttttgatttaaatattcatttatggtgtgccttttcaaaagaatgcaatgattacaaaacgtatcatatagaggtcaaatacctcacaatgaaatcgatgaatgacgtgttcgtccatatgaatttggagcgatcgtcacagttactCCACTCATGTACACAAAAACCTGCATGTTTAATTGTAATAATTATGCAATTTACTTTAATTCAAACACACATGAACAGTACTcttgtaaataaataaaaataaactcaCATAAAAACATGGACACTAGTTCACATTTCCTTTACTACGGAGTATTTCAATCATTACTTTTTTTCCATAATATAATAACctcaataataaatataaatataaatattaatattaatattaatattaatatttatatttatatttatatttatattaatattactactccGTAATAATTATTGATAATCACAGTTATACGGTAAATTCCGGGCCCAAATGAATCCAACGGTCGGGAGTTGAGTTGTAGGGTTACGCCCATCAATCACACCCACGATAATTACACCCACCACTTACACACACCACGTAGTACAGTTTTTCCACTCGTTATACAGTACACAGCTGAGTTGTCATTTAGCGGTTGCAAATTTAACCGGACCCCACGTCTTTTTCTCTGTGACTGAGCTggcattttaattaattttaatcttttaattacaagacaaaaattaaaattaatcaaaatttaataaaaaaaaaacagaccGTTTCTAACCCCAAACCGCCCTTAAAACCCCCAAACTCCCAACTCATACCATTACTCTCAAAATCATCAAACTAAACAAACTTTACAAACCCAAGTTATCTTCAAACTATTTGATCGAATAATTAATTGTCTATTTTAATATTAATGGCTGAAGAGACGTTGAAAACTACGGCGGAAGCTCCGGCAACCACGACGGAAGTTGTTGCCGTGGTTCCCGAGACGGTACCGGAGAAAGTTGAAGTGACTGCCGTTGTTGAAAAAGAGGGACCTCCGGAATCCGACGTGGCGGAGGAGAAAGAGAAGATATCTGAATCGGCGTCGTTTAAAGAAGAATCTAACGTTGCCGGTGAATTACCAGATCCTCAGAAAAAAGCTTTGGATGAACTTAAAGCTTTAGTTCAGGAAGCACTTAATAAGCATGAGTTCACCGCTCCTCCGCCGCCGGCAAAGGAGGAGAAACCGGCTGAAGAGGTAGCTCCGGTTAAGGTTGAAGAAGCTAAAACCACTGATGAAACTCCGGCAGAGACAGCGTTGGTGACGACGGAGTCGTCTGAACCTGTTGAGTGCAAAAAAGAAGAGACAGTCGCGGAGGTGAAAGAAGAGGTACCGGAAGTGAAGGAACCGGTACCGGAAGTGAAGGAACCGGTACCGGAGGTGAAAGAAGAGGTTTCGGAAGTGAAGGAACCGGTAAAAGAGGAGACTGAACCGGTGAAAGAGGTGACAGAACCGGAGGTGGTAGAGAAAAAAATTGAAACGGTTGAGGAAACAATCGTGGCAACGGTGACGGAGGAAACGCCGGCGGCACCAGAAGAGGTATCAATTTGGGGAATTCCGTTACTGGCTGACGAACGAAGTGACGTCGTTTTGCTAAAATTTCTCCGAGCACGTGACTTCAAAGTGAAAGAAGCTTTTACTATGCTGAAAAACGTCGTCGCATGGCGCAAAGAGTTCGGAATTGAATCATTACTAGATGAAGATTTAGGATCTGAACAGGAAAAAGTTGTGTATATGCACGGAACTGATAAGGAAGGGCATCCAGTTTGTTACAACGCTTATGGTGAATATGGAAACAAAGAATTATACAATGAAACGTTTGCAACTGAGGAGAAAAGAACCAAGTTTCTTCGATGGAGGATTCAGTTTCTTGAAAAAAGTATCAGGAAACTTGATTTTAGTCCTGATGGTATTAATACAATTGTACAAGTTATTGATTTCAAGAATTCGCCTGGGCCGTTTCAGTGGGAGTTGAGGCAGACAACTAATCAAGCTTTACAGTTGTTTCAGGATAATTATCCTGAATTTATTGCTAAACAGGTACTTATTAAATTGTTTTTATTGGTTGGTAGATGTTTAATATTATGCAGTGTTAGATTAAATGTTTGTGTGAATTGATTTTGTCATGTGGTTGTGTTTATTAGGTGTTTATCAACGTGCCGTTTCTGTACGTTGCTTTTTATAAGATTATTAGTCCCTTTTTCACTCAAAGGACTAAGAGCAAGTTTGTGTTTGCTGGACCTTCAAAGACTGCTGAAACCCTTTTCAAGTGAGTACCAACTACCAATTTTTAGTTTATAATCTGTTGAAATTTTTTAATTTTGTGTTCTAAATATGATttgatttgttttgttttgttgaaTTTTAGGTACATAGCACCCGAATTGGTTCCTGTTCAATATGGTGGGCTTAGCCGTGAAGGAGAGCAAGAATTCACATCGAGTGACTCAGTTACTGAAGAGATCATTAAGCCTGCAACCAAACACTGCATCGAGTTCCCTGCTACTGAGGTATACCATAATCTAAAAttgataaataatgataatgatgaatgaacaataatattattatcaaattataatGCTTAATTTTGCTATTAGTAGGCTTGATTCAATATATTAAGATAGGCTAATAGTTTGTAATTGTGAATACTTCTTTTGAGGTGTTTTGATGGAATTAATAATTAAAAGTTATCTCAAAGTGAGAATCTTGTTAGAAAATTTTGCAGGCCTGATACAATGACTACaacttgatatttttttttttttaaattatgatCCAATTATAAACTTTTTCCAAGTGGGGCTTTTTTCCTTGAATTAGGCTGAACCGAAAGGACATTAATCAAGTAAAGATTCTATTTTTTGATAGAATTATGTTTTCTTTTGCTAAATGGAATAATAAAAACTCATTTACGATTTTTATCAAATCTTGGTGtgttcttttcttttatttttctttataTAAGGCGTAAATCATGCCTGCTTACATGACTAAGAACCTATCTTGAGTTATACTTCTTTTGTAAAAACGTATCAATATCAAATTGTGCACATCTTTATTAAAGATGGATTTTTTTTATCATGCATATATGACGACGACTAAGAACTAATCTTGAGTTATACTTCTATTGATATGGGAAAAAAGTATGAAATTGTGCACATGTTTATCAAAGGATGGATTTTTGGTAAGATAACCGTGAGTACGTTTGTGTTTGTATACGTGTatacgtatatataatatataatactgaGTATGCATATTTAATTGAGATCACAAAATTGTAAAAATACAACTTAGTATTTTTCCATGTGCAAGATTTATGCCATACTGTTATCATGTCATGTCTTAATATCTATCTGTCCTAACCTCAAGTCATATCTTTTATTAAAGGATGGATGGATGTTTAATGTGGGATATTTGTTAAAAATTGCTAGACTTGCACATTGGTATGGGAAGCCAAAGTGGACTATGGAGTTACATACGCAGCCGAATTCGTGCCTGCAGTTGAAGGTGGTTACACCGTGATCGTGCAAAAGTCAAGAAAGATTGTAGCCAGCACCGATGAGCCAGTGATCTGTGGAAGCTTCAAATGTGGCGAACCAGGTAAAGTGGTGCTCACTTTTGACAACCAAACCTCAAAGAAGAAAAAGCTCTTGTATAGGAGCAAGACCAAGGTGACCACTGATTAAGCTCCAAGCTCCATCAAATGTTGAAGAATGTAACCAGCATGAAGAACCTTTGGCTACTTGTGAAATTACAAAAGTAGGTTTCATTTTTGTTGGgtcatgttattattattgttaaattttTTATTCATGGATTTATATTTAATATCTTTGGGGATTTGAGGAATCTCTTTACATGGGATTCTTTTTGGGATTTGTCTGTTTGGGTTTGATTACTTTTATTACAAAACCTATGTGCATTGTTGGACTTTTGGACCAAAGAAAGTAAAGTGAAAACTTTGGAAATTTTATATATACAATATAGAAGTTGATTTGTGAAAGATGCTTCTGTCATCGTCTCTTAAATGTCCCTTTTGTTCATTTTTTATCGTTTAAAGTTGTTTATTGGTGATATTTTTAATACATTGGTAATGAGCTGGAAAATAACTTTCAACTTTATCTTTCACAGCTCATGTCATGATTTTATTCAACAAGATATATTAACATTAATCTTGTAAATCTTTTGATAATTTGAACcaaattgatgtttacatgatactTATCTTGTTTATCTCTGTAAACGAATAATTGATTATGTTTTGGCAAAAGAAAGTGACACAATTGGTTGTATAATAATGGATTATGTCATATCTACATTCATATCtctattaatttatatttatttaattttaattcattCATATTCTTTATCtctattaatttatatttatttaattttaattcattCATATTCTTTTTTTCTTGGCGAATAAAGAGAAATATATTGAATCAAAACAATGAAAGCCAAGAGGGTTAACAACCCAAAAACAATGAGAGAGGCTTAGAGCCCAAACCGAGAAGAACAAACTGTTAATTGATGAAACGTGTGTAATATTATTTCTGAATGATCATAGCAGCGAATTACATGCATATAAATAGGAATGAGCAAAGGCTAAACCCTAGTGGACTAAATAAGCTAGCGGGCCTTTATAGAACACGGGCTAAATAATTCAATATATAAATTCATAAACAATATCCATCTAACATCCCCCGCAGTTGTAGCGGGAGCTGGGCGAACGCTTAAACTGGATCGAAACTCATCAAAAAGTGCAGTAGGTAGACCTTTGGTGAACATGTCTGCAAACTGATACCGAGAAGGAACGTGAAGGACCCGAACATGACCCTTAAGAACCAGATCACGGACAAAATGGATGTCAATCTCAATGTGTTTGGTGCGTTGGTGTTGCACCGGGTTACCAGACATGTACACAGCACTAACGTTGTCACAGTAGACAACAGTAGCAGATGAAAGCGGGTAATGAAGCTCACGTAGAAGATTACGAATCCAGCATGTCTCTGCAACGGCGTTTGCGACGCCGCGGTATTCAGCTTCGGCACTGGAACGTGACGGAGTATGTTGCCGTTTAGAGGACCAAGATAGTAGATTATTACCCAAAAAATACATAGTATCCAGATGTAGAGCGGCGTGTAGAGGGACAACCAGCCCAGTCAGCATCAGAATAAGCAACCAATGAGCAAGTGCTAGATGAAAACAACTGTAGTCCAAGATCCAGAGTCCCTTGGACATAGCGAATGATCCTTCGGAGAGCAGCCATATGAGGCTCTCGAGGATCATGCATAAACAAACAGATCTGCTGGACATCATAAGAGATGTCAGGCCTTGTAAAAGTGAGATACTGGAGAGCACCGGCAAGACTTCAATATAAAGTGGGATCCTGAACTGGGGGACCAGCAGTGGTCAGTTTTGTGCCAATATCGATCGGTGTGCGACTAGAATTACAACCAACCATGTCTGTATGCTCAATGATCTCAGATGCGTACTTCTTCTGAGAGAGAAACATACCAGAAGGAGTACGAGTGACATAAATGCCAAGAAAATAATTTAACGGGCCAAGATCAGTCATGGAGAACTCCTGATGTAATGAGGTGATAACCCGATGAAGAAAGGCTGTAGATGAGGCAGTCAAGAGGATGTCGTCCACATATAATAACAAATAGGCCTTGCATGCGCCGTGCTTGTAGATGAACAAAGAGGTGTCACATCTACTGTGTTGGAATCCAACACGCTGAGCATACCCGGCAAATCGCTGAAACCAAGTTCTAGGAGCTTGCTTCAATCCGTATAAAGATTTCTGCAGAAGGCAGACATGATCGGGACGAGTAGGGTCACGAAAACTAGGGGGCTGATGCATGTAGACCGTCTCATAGAGATTACCATGGAGAAACGCATTCTTGACATCTAACTGATGAATGGGCCATTGTCGAGATGCAGCAAGACTAAGTACAGTCCTAATAGTGGCCGGTTTTACAACCGGGCTgaaagtctcatcacaatcaataccaACCTGTTGGCTTCTGTAACAACCCtgttttttccgttacttccgttaaccttccgttagtttatttaacgacgattatttgacgtttatgtgtttatgtgtaataaatgcgtacttgatttTGGAGGGCTACAATAATTAATataggttgatattaattcaaataaatatttcggataaagaaatacgataaaaacgatacgattttaatAACGGCTTTTTGAACAACGaaatgctcgggtttattttaataattaaattattaattattaactttttaaaaatatttaatttattgggtttttaataaattaaacgattggttgcgttttaacgatcgatttagcgttccgggccttcggtacgactaaacgacacttgaaacggaccacaagTACAAGGAATTGGACAACACGAGCCCGGGCACCTCccttgggccccattcggccgaacacTCCACCCCACCCCATTAATTTGATTTTTGGGCTACTTGTTGGACTTTGCTTTTAACTAGTGTATTATTAGGGCCCTAAAATATAAATGCTAGTAATCAAATTAAACTGCATAATTCCTAAAcctaacaacaacaaaaaaaaaagtcGACTGCCTCTTCCCTGGCCTCCATATCGtcgaccatcatcaccatcaccataccttcaaattttttttttttttttcaaacctcAAGAACcaacgttgcaattctcgatctcctctacgcgttgatataattcttttattgatttaaggtatatttacatgaactctaatattaaaaatctgatttttaataaagtttcatagttatgttgtcaattgctcaagtctatacacgtacgtgttaattgttatcgttattttgattgtttgatacgctagggtttaaaaacgaatttgtttatgcatgatcagaaaaattaagtttttcaaatgttaattattatgttatattcagattccttgtgaaaaactattgagtttaggctttggattcgcttgatttcgtgtccggatgatcaagttatgcttaattgaaattaacgttgtgtttttgtgattgatcagaaatctgggtttgatagaccacgaattggcatgtAAAACTTATACCactgaaaatataatttaaaaacactcaagttagactaggatatcatgtcgttgcttatgtataactcgagttatgcttgaattagtgtaaaagtggatttatacagcacttgcatgaaaacagccttgtatgataaaatgtgttaacttctgtgatttaagctttgcatatttgaaatttacacaaaaattacttcacctttcatgtagatatcataggctaattgtatctagatcttcggataatcgcgtgcgaatgtgactaactaaactagaatcgaatctgtaaattgctctctgttttatactctgtgaattgtgtttattgaatgagcatgtaagcttctggaatatgaattttaacatgatatgtgacttatttatagtttatgtcaatctccgaaactttatgcattggacacactagtgtcatactttgtgtgacttctaaattgagctgaaaaactgaacattcaacttgcatgaataaactgtacaaattggctaaataaaaattgctcaacttttgatatgtgttagtttgacttgtccttgaactatagccactggtcttgtatcaattgcatgtacctaactccggttatagccaaaacaaaatcagtgcgcggtcagaaactgacttggcaaaccccaaatgtaccccttctgatcggtcagaaactgacttggcaaaccccaaatgtaccccttctgattcctgacttttaattatcgtatgagaacctggccggactttttggaatctatttttagtatacttatgatatggAGGTTGTcatgtttacgtgaattttgtactatgagataatgtgttaagtatgctacgtgttcatgaactttgtgcacaacgataaattgaaattgtgaaaatgatcatttatgacctgaaacgtattgtttgacttaggtttgacatgttgaccaacatttgacatgaacctattgatgttgactttagttgaccacattgaccaattttgactttcggtttgacttcggttgactttgtttgacttgcatgaattacttgactatatgttgacttttactgtgaaacgcgtcgagtcgagcaataagacaacttatactatgaaaccacccttatttgagatacatatattgaccaacttaatacgtatacttaggttgcattattcagctgtaaaccgtacaagtttttgtctgtcatccgagctttattcaaaggtgagtctgtagtcccactttttacatgttttcagggatgagaatacacgctgttatacttactttatcaaatgcttttgtattgacacgagtactatatatgcatattgagtttgttcaaaaagcctctagcttgaatacttttaataccatcgatgtaagcacaatttagatgaacggatccgttaggttgacaacctcacccgctataattactatggtgcatttattttgaatatTAGAtatactcgaacaagtgtataacattttaggaggtaaaggcgggtatagtggcttctatactcgggtcattgctagtattcaggtgctcatattatgcaaacgcttttacgacttggtgttgtacttgtaaaatctcgtggtcaaggatatttgaactatttttctgataacggtTTTTCAGATACTATGCAACGTTACTTAAAACTGtgatttacgaacaaatgagataaaacttgacatggttttgcctgcaaatgattgaaacttgacatggtagtgtcaacaaacttttgaaatgggaaacggtgttgtctacaaactttaacattaaactttggtggccctccactaataaacgttttcgaaatgttatttctcaaacatactgtattgtttacctaaaacctgtagattcactcaacattattgttgatccgttttgcgtgttttattctcaggtattaattgcttccgctgtagaatattgctgttacatagaagtcaagccaagcactgggatcagagttaacattccgttaaagggatttttgacggggtgttacatatggtatcagagctttggctataggtgaaatgtcccgttcttattgattaaaaacgttccatattaattgatttcgttgcgaggttttgacctctatatgagacgtttttcaaagactgcattcatttttaaaacaaaccataacctttatttcataaataaaggtttaaaaagctttacgtagattatcaaataatgataatctaaaatatcctgtttacacacgaccattacataatggtttacaatacaaatatgttacatcgaaatcagtttcttgaatgcagtttttacacaatatcatgcaaacatggactccaaatcttgtccttattttagtatgcaacagcggaagctcttagtattcacctgagaataaacatgctttaaacgtcaacaaaaatgttggtgagttataggtttaacctatatatatcaaattgtaacaatagaccacaagatttcatatttcaatatacatcccatacatagagataaaaatcattcatatggtgaacacctggtaaccgacattaacaagatgcatatttaagaatatccccatcattccgggacacccttcggatatgatataaatttcgaagtactaaagcatccggtactttggatggggtttgttaggcccaatagatctatctttaggattcgcgtcaattagggtgtctgtttcctaattcttagattaccagacttaataaaaaggggcatattcgatttcgataattcaactatagaatgtagtttcacgtacttgtgtctattttgtaaatcatttataaaacctgcatgtattctcatcccaaaaatattagattttaaaagtgggactataactcactttcacagatttttacttcgtcgggaagtaagacttggccactggttgattcacgaacctataacaatatatacatatatatcaaagtatgttcaaaatatatttacaagactttta comes from Rutidosis leptorrhynchoides isolate AG116_Rl617_1_P2 chromosome 4, CSIRO_AGI_Rlap_v1, whole genome shotgun sequence and encodes:
- the LOC139840199 gene encoding patellin-3-like — its product is MAEETLKTTAEAPATTTEVVAVVPETVPEKVEVTAVVEKEGPPESDVAEEKEKISESASFKEESNVAGELPDPQKKALDELKALVQEALNKHEFTAPPPPAKEEKPAEEVAPVKVEEAKTTDETPAETALVTTESSEPVECKKEETVAEVKEEVPEVKEPVPEVKEPVPEVKEEVSEVKEPVKEETEPVKEVTEPEVVEKKIETVEETIVATVTEETPAAPEEVSIWGIPLLADERSDVVLLKFLRARDFKVKEAFTMLKNVVAWRKEFGIESLLDEDLGSEQEKVVYMHGTDKEGHPVCYNAYGEYGNKELYNETFATEEKRTKFLRWRIQFLEKSIRKLDFSPDGINTIVQVIDFKNSPGPFQWELRQTTNQALQLFQDNYPEFIAKQVFINVPFLYVAFYKIISPFFTQRTKSKFVFAGPSKTAETLFKYIAPELVPVQYGGLSREGEQEFTSSDSVTEEIIKPATKHCIEFPATETCTLVWEAKVDYGVTYAAEFVPAVEGGYTVIVQKSRKIVASTDEPVICGSFKCGEPGKVVLTFDNQTSKKKKLLYRSKTKVTTD